GGTCACTCAGGGCCAGGCCCTCCATGATCAGCGGCACCGGCCACTTGGAGGTCCCCACGTAGAGGATCTTGCCCTGCTTCACCAGGATATCAAGGGTGTCGAGGATCTCCACCACGGGCGTGTCGATGTCGGTGATGTGCAGGTAGTAGAGGTCGATGCGGTCAGTCTGCAGACGCCGCAGGCTCGCCTCAACCGCCCGGGTGAGGTGGTAGCGGCTCGCACCGTGGTCGTTGGTGCCCTTGCCCATCGTCGCCACACCCTTGGTGGCGAGCACCACGTCATCGCGGTGTCCGTTGGCGGCCAGGGCGCGCCCCACGAACTCCTCCGACACTCCCCGCGCATAGACATCTGCTGTATCGATGAAGTTGATGCCACTGTCGATGGCGTCGTCGACGATGCGGTGCGCTTCGGACTCCTCTGTGCCGGCACCGAAGTTCATGGTTCCCAGGCAAAGCTTCGATACTCGGACCCCACTGGCGCCAAGCTGTCGGTACTCCATACGGCACCTCCGTCTCTCGATCTGTGGACTATCGCTGCCTCAAGGGCGCGGCGAGATACTTTGCGCCTTCGCTGCTGGACCACGATATCCCTCCCTGTGGCGGTTGCGGGTGCCGTTAGCCGCTGCGCGGGTGCGGCCGCAGAGGAGGCAGCGACCGAAGAGGAAGTCATGAGAGACAGGTGCTTGTGTTCACCACAGATTCGCCACGGCGGGGACTTCGGCACGCGGCGTGAGGGAGATCGCGTTCCTGGTACAGGCGCTGCGGCAAATGCCGCAGCCGTAACATGCCCGTTGCTCGACAAAGGCCTTCTTGTCAGCCGCGCTGTAGCCGAGGGCTCCGAACTGGCAGAGCCTCATACAGGATCGGCAGCCGGTGCAGAGGTCCGGGTCTACGCTCGCGACGTACTCCCCGCGGAACATCACCTTCAGGTCGTGGCCCAGAACGGACCTCATCGCCAGGCAGTCGCGGCGGTCGCAGTTACAGAGCCCGCCGGTGAAGGGTGCGACGAAGGTCCAGACCGTGTGACACAGGCCTTCCTTCTCGTGCTCGGCGAAGGCAGCCACGGCCTCTTCCGCAGTCAGTTGGTCGAACCGGCTGACGTCGGGACCGCCGAGGAAGCTCCTGTCGAGGCCCTGCACGAGGCCGATCATACCGCCGCCGCTCGGGGACATCGAGATCCCGTAGCAGTATCCAACTTCGCGGTGCAGCGTGGCATGGCGGCAGATGCATGGGACACGGACGATCGAGCCGACGAAGCCGAAGACCTCCGTGACGTCCTCAAGGGGAAGCACCTGGCCGAAGTGGTCGCGCTTCATCCGGCGCACGATGAGGGGCCTGAGCATGCGCTGCACGAAGGCCGGCGCCGCGCTGAGCTTCTCCAGTTGCGGTGTGGGATCCTCATCCGCGCCCTCGGCGAAGAACTCGGTGATGAACTTGCGGCGGTGCAGATCACTGAGCAGGTCGTCAGCGTAGTTGGCCGCATTGAGGTACCACTTCTTGCCGTCGCCGTGCTGGTGGCAGAACTGACACATGATCGCGTTCCTCCACGTCCACAGTATCGCCCGGTCAGGCCGTACAAGCAGCTAATTCGACGCGGAGCATCCACCGCCTGCTTCGGCGACAGCAGGGCGATGCTCGCTTGCTGTGGAAAGGAACCCTCCAAGGTACCCGTGAGACGGGCTTTCTGGGCCGTCAAGGGAGGGCGAAGTGGACACCTATCAGGAGCCGAGTCGCACCTTGCCCGTGCGGGAGTTTGATGTTGTGGTGGCCGGAGGCGGAACGGCCGGAGTCGCGGCCGCCCTCGCCGCTGCCCGTCAAGGGGTCGTTGTGGCGCTGATCGAGGTCAAAGGCTATCCCGGCGGCACGGTGGTCGAGGGTGGAACGGCGCTACACAGCTTCTTCAACCTGTGGAAGGCCTTCCCCGGGGCTGAGAAGCGCCAGGTGGTCAAGGGCATCCCTCAGGAGATCGTCGACCGGCTGATGGACCGGGGCGCCTGCAGTGGGCATGCCGAGATGAGCGTCGGCTACGACTACGACTCGGTTTGCACCGCGATCGACACCGAGCTGTATAAGCTCGTGGTCTTCGAGATGCTCGTGGAGGCCGGCGTGCAGGTCTTCGTCAACACGCTCCTCGTCGATGCCATCGTGGAGGGCGACCGGCTGACGGGTGTGATCGTAGAGAGCCGCTCGGGACGCGAAGCCTGGGTGGCCCAGGCCTTTGTTGACTGCACCGGCTACGGCGATCTGGCTGCTCGCGCCGGGGCGCGGTACGACGAGCCGAAGGACTACGCGGTCGCCAACAGCATCGGCATCGGTGGAGTGGAGGTCGAGGGGTACCATCGTTTCCTTGTCGAGAACGAGGCTCTCCAGGAGCGCGCTGAGGGCCGCCGATCAGGGCAGGAGGGGCTGATCGTCCGGCTCAACGGCAGGATGGCGAAGCTGCCTGCCGAGTTTGCTGAGAAGGCTCGGGCGATCGGGATGTCAACGGTCACGACCACGGTTCACGACGGGTACTTCATGTTCATCAAGCTGAACCTGACGCTGCCGGTCAGCCCTACGGATCGCGATGCCGTGGCGAAGGCCGAGCTCGAGCTGCGGCGGCGACAGGAGCAGGCGGTCGCGCTGTTCCGGCAGTACGTGCCCGGGTGCGAGAAGGCCTTCATCGCTCGCACCAGCCCCTCACTCTGCATCCGCCGTGGCAGGCGCATCGTCTGCGACTACGACCTTAGCCTCGACGACGTCCTACAGGGCCGCCACTTCGAGGACGATATCATGGCCTACGGGTTCCATGATTCGGCGCCCAGGCTCCAGATCAGGGACGGCGGGACCTATGGCGTGCCCTACCGCGCGCTGTTGCCGGTGGGTCTGGGCAATCTGCTTGTCGCCGGTATGATGATCACGTCCGACCACGAGGCACACATGTCGACCCGCAACACAGTCTGCTGTATGGGCCAGGGGCAGGCAGCCGGTACCGCCGCCGCCCTGTGCTCGAAGCAGGCTTGCTCTGCCCGCGAGCTGCCCTACCCGGAGCTGCGGGAGGTACTGGAGCGCGACGGCGTGTACTTCGAGTAGTGCCGCCGGAGAGGCTGGTTGCCCGGCGGCTTGCAGGAAGAGTGCTCGTGTGCCCCAGGTGACTTTGGACACGAGCGTCGGCACTACACAACCAGGAGGGGTCTGGATGAAGCGTCTTGCGCTGCTGCTGTGTGTCGCCGCGGTTACCCTTGCCGCCCATGCGGACCAGTCTGTCTCGCACAAGCCGATCAGTGTGTACCTGGAGGGCGAGCTGGTCCACTACTACTCGCAGTTGCTGGACCCGAGCACCCCGATCACCGCCGGGATGGTCGTGGACGGCAAGCCGATGGTCTCTCAGAGGTTCCTGTCAGACCGGCTGCATGTTCCGTCCGAGACCTACCTGCTCAAGCGCTGGGGCGTGTTCAAGCTGGGTGAGTACGCGTTCAAGCTGGGCAGCAACCTGGTGATCCGCGAGGTCGCGATGTTCGGAGGAGGCGCCTGGACGGAGCGGGCGATGCCCCTGCCGCCGCTGATTCTGCGCGACGGAGAGTGCGAGCGGCTGTACGTGCCTGCGATTCCGGTTCTGGGCACGCTCGGCCATGCAACGGAGTGGAAGCCGACCGAGAAGGCTCTGTACCTCCGCACCGGCCAGGCCACGCCCCAGGAGCGGAGCTTCCTGTACTGACAAGTGCAAGGCCCCGTTGAGAGCGCAACTGGCACCGCCCGCGGGGCCGACACTGTGAGCGGAAGGTGCGAGAACCCGCGAGGGGAATAGGGGGGCTGGCGGTTCGAGTCGGAAGCGGCGTACCTCTCGCGGAGGAGAGAGACTTGCGCAACAACGACCGTCGCAGCACCTCGGCGCCCGAGAAGCAGCACCCCTCCGGACAGCCGCTGACGATCCGAGCGGTGCTTGTCGGGCTGCTCTGCGTGGCCTTCCTGACTGCGGCGACGGCCTACACCGACGGGTTCATGGCCGCCTCCGAGCTTGGTGGCTGCCACTTCCCTCTTGGCCCTGTACTGGGGCTGCTGGTCGTTGTCCTCCCCCTGAGTTGGCTGACGGGGGTGCTGCGGAGGCGGGCACAGTGGTCGAGTGGCGAGAAGCTCTACGCCATGTCGATGATGGCCGTGACCGCCGGGCTGCCCACCTTCGGCCTGGCGCTGTACCTGTTTCCCGTCATGACGGCGCCCTACTACATGGCCTCGGTGGAGAACAAGTGGGAAGAGGCCTTCTTCGGCTTCATCCCCAAGTGGATGACACCGGCCGCGGACAGCACCGCGGTCCGCTGGTTCTACGATGGCGCACCGCCGGGGCAGGCGATCCCCTGGGGCCAGTGGACTGTGCCGCTCCTGGCCTGGAGCCTGCTAGCCGCCGCCATGTACCTTACGATGTTCTGCCTGGGCAGCATCATCCGCCGGCAGTGGATCGAGAAGGAGAACCTGGTCTTTCCGCTGGTAGAGCTGCCGCTGGAGATGGTGCTGCCTCAGCGTCACAGCATCTCGTCGGTGGAGTTCTTGCGTAACCGAGGCGTCTGGATCGGCTTCGCGATCCCCTTCTTCATCCACAACCTGCAGGCCCTACGCCTCTACTTCCCTGCCATCCCTGTGGTGAATCTCCAGAACATACCGCTCTTCGCGAGTCTCACCGGCATCCCCTGGCGCCAGCTCTCCTCGAGGGTCTACATCCACTTCTCGGTGATCGGGTTCGCCTACTTCCTCACCGCCGAGGTTTCACTGTCTCTGTGGTTGTTCTGGTGGTTCGGGCGCGTGCAGCATGTCGTCGCCGACGCGATCGGCCGGAACCCGCAACTGACGCGCCTGGATGACAACCAGTACCAGGGCGCTTTCCTGGCGATCGTCATCTACGGGGTCTGGGTGGCACGAGGCCACCTAAAGGACCTGTGGCGGCAGTTCTGGTCCGGTAGCAGTGAAGGGGACACCGGTCGCAGGCCGGAGGCGATGTCGGTGCGCGCCGAGCTCGGCGGTCTGGTCGCCGGGTCAGTGCTCATCGTCCTATGGCTGACGGTAGCGGGGATGTCGACCGCCTACGCGGTGGCGACCTTGCTCATCTTCCTGGTGATCTGCTGGGGTATGTCGCGGCTGGTCGTGGAGAGCGGCATCCTGTTCGCCAAGGCCACGCAGATGCGGCCCAGCCTTATACTTGAGGCCCTGGTAGGAGCACCCGCGGTACCTGCCCGCAGCCTGACCGTGCTCAGCTTCGTGGAGTACGTGTTCATGTATGACCTCAAGAGCTTTCTGATGCCCCAGGTCATGCACGCCCACAAGATGGCCGACGAGGCCAAGATGGACCGTCGGCATCTGTACCTCGCCATGGCTGCGGCGGTGCTGGTCTCTGTACTGGTAGCCTACTGGGCGTCGCTGCAAGTGGCCTACACCAAGGGCGCTTTGGCCATGCACCCGTGGTTCTTCCTCAGCGGTCCCCGGGCCAACTCAGAGCGGCTCAGGTCTCTCATCATGTCGCCCGAGCCCTGGGACCTGAGCAGGACTGTGGCCATGCTTGCCGGCGGAGCCTTCACCTACCTGCTCATCAAGATGCGCCAGCAGTTCATCTGGTTCCCGGTGCATCCTATTGGCTATGTGGTGGGCAATGGCTTTGAGGCCTCCCGCATGTGGTTCCCCTTCCTGATCGGTTGGCTTGCCAAGAGTCTGGTTGGGCGGTACGGCTCGGTGCAGCTCTACCGCTCGCTGCGCGCACCCTTCCTGGGGCTAGTGCTGGGCGAGTACAGTGCGGCGGGTCTTTGGCTGCTCATCGACGCCCTCGTCGGCCGCGTCGGGCACCGCATCTTCCCCTGACATCTGCCCGGTTCCACTCCGTCACTACCGCAGCTTGAGGAGCGCTCCCTGCCCGGCAGTGAGCCAGAGCGCGTTGCCCTCCTCCATCTGAAGCTCCGAGCCATCCTCTGCCGAGATGACCGTCGCTCCCTGGTGGCCCGTCTGCAGGTCAAGGGCGATCTTGGAGGACTTCTGGAGGCTCAGGTTCACCACCATGACATAGGCCGTGCCCTCCGGCGAGACGAACTCACCTATCATCGCGGGTGCATCGCTCTTGAGGGCGCTGACGAACTCCCCGGGCAGCACGGGCGCCGACTCCATCGGTGCAGGCGCCGTGAAGTACACGCCCTTCGACTCCAGGCCCGTCATGATCGGGCCCAGGGTCTTCACCTGACGGTTCACCATCTGCAGATACTGATAGGTCATGGTGCGATTCCCCTGCTTGTCGATGGCGGCGTAGCCATAGCCCCTTGAGCTGTAGGTGTACCAGGTGACGCCTCGTCCCCCGGCAGCGAGGGTTGTGTAGGCCTGCAAGGCCAGATTCGCCGGAGAGGGGATCGTGGTCTTGGCCCGAACCTGGTTGCCGGACACGATGTTCCAGAAGGGAAGGCCGTACTTGCGTGCGACCGCTCGGACCTCCATGAGGTCCGTGAAGTACCTGGCCGCGGGACCTGGCACCGTCAGGTCCATCGAGTACTGGACCATGTAGTCGTCGTAGCTGATGACCTGGGGTCTCACCTCGGTGACGAACCGCTCGAGATACTCGTGGAAGCTCGGGGTCTGGAGTTGTGAGGTATCAGGGGCCCCGATGGTGGCGTAGCCCGGATAGAGGTTGATGTAGGCGAGCTTGCCCGGGGCGTACTTCTTGACCGCAGCGACGCCGACTGCGAGCTTCGCAAACATGCCGGCGCCGGGCTCATCGACCAGGTAGTAGCCCAGAATGGCTTCACTGTTACCGGCATCCGCGACGGCCTGCTTGAAGAAGGCGTCGATCTCCTCGTCGGACAGTTGCTTCCACTCGTCGCGGCTCAGCGGGCCCCGGTTGGCGGTGCCATAGACGAGCGCCTTCAGCCCGTTGGCCTCACACGCGGGCAGGTCAGCGGGCTTCACGAATCCGGCCATGGTGAAGTTGCACTCGGCGATTCCGGCGGCTACCTTGATCGCGTCGACCGCGCCGTCGTGTCCTAGAAGGGGCTCCCACGGCAGGATCGGGAAGAAGTCCATCGGCGTCTGGAGGGGCTGAAGCTCGGGCATGGCGGCAGCAGTCCTTTCCGCGGCATCATCATCGGCCGCAAGGGCGAAAGCCATCGGGATCAGAAGGACCAGGAACAGGGGGACGACCCAGAGCAGACCAGGCAGGCATCTCATCGCGCTATTACCCTCCGTCGTGTCGGCAGTGAAGCGACGTCACCCTTCGACAGCGGTCTGCTATCTCCTGCCTCACCGGTCGGGGAGAGAGAGCCAGGCGAACAGAGGTTGGCGACGGAGTGGAGGAGGACTGGGCCGAGTGGGGAAGTCGGCGGTGCTGTCGTTAGCCGCTCCGAAGGAGTTGATGCTCCGTGTCCGCGGAAGCCTGCTCGCCCAACCTGGCCGCGACGCTCGGTGAGGAAGCCATCGTCTTACGACCGCACCACCTGCTCTGCCTCTTTTGTCTGAAGGGGGGCGGCGATCCGCCCGACCGGCGCGAGTGGCAGCTTGACGAGGCGCTGGCGAAGATCGCTGCCGACCGCAGTCTGCTGGTCACCCTCAAGACGGCCTTCAACTGCATGGGCGGCCCGAGCAACCAGCCGACGCAGTACGATCCTGCGACCCGCCGCAAGGACCTGCAGGTTCTGCAGCAGTTGTGCCTGGCCCCGGGTGACACGCGTCCGGCCAAGTGGCTTCTGCAGGACTGTGTGCCCAAGTACCTGCCCAGCCTGGCGGGCATTTGCGATCTTGGCGGAGAGACCGGCCCGGCCTGGAAGGAGTGCCCGGTCGCCCATGGCGGGGCCTACGAGAGCGGGCTGAAGCAGGGCGTCATCCCCCTGCGCAGTGAGGCCGAGATGCAAGAGGCCAAGCGGCGTTCCTGCGAGGAGATCGCCACGGGCACGCGGCTGCGCCTTCGGCCCCACCACTTGCTATGCATCCTGTGCTTCTGGGGCAGTGGGACCGATGCGCCCGTACAGGGCGACAACCTCTGGGAGCCGCTGATCCGCATGCGTGACAACCCGGAGATCGAGGTGGAACTGGTGGAGGGTGCCTGTCAGGTCTGCCCGCCCTGCCACGTCTATGATCCCAGGCGTGACATCTGTGATGGCGCCTGCGGCCTGCGCGACCGGCTCAAGGACCTCAACACCTTCCAGCGGCTGGGTCTTGCTCCGGGCGATGTGCGCACGGCGCGGGAACTGTATGACCTGATCTGGGAGCGCATCACCGATATCCGTGAGATCTGCGGCAACATGAACCCGACGGTGTTGGAGTGGCAGGATTGCGGAGGCATCAGTGGCGGTCGATACGACCAGGCGCGGACACGGGGCAGGTTCTGTGTCTGAGTGCAGCGCCTGCCTGCGGTTGCCGGCGGCGAAGAAGGGAGCGCGAGCGGCGTCAGGGAATAAGCTCCGATAGGCTTCCCTGTGCTCGCTGGTGCGTGCGGAATCCGCTCTACCGGGGAAGTCGCCACGACACAGCCCTCTTCCGGCCACGGTAGGACGAAGTGCGATCCTGAGGCGGCCCAGACTAGGCCTCGGTGGTTCGACGTTGCGATGCGGATACCGGGCTTTGGTCAGCCTGAGGGCTCAGCATCCATCCAGAGAGAAGGACTCACCAATGCTCACCGACGCCAAGATACTCCACAAGCTGCGCCAAGTTGTGAAAGCCTATACTGCACTGCGCTTCGAGCCAGTGCTTGCCCCAGAATGCGAGTACGCTGAGACCGCTCAGCGTCTGGGAACCGACCCCCAGGGACTCGATTGGCATCCAGCCCCGGCTGGTACGTCGTGGGGCGACGACGGCATCACCGGCTGGTTCCGCTGCCGGGTCAGTCTGCCCGCCGTCTGCGCCAACCGGAAGGTCTGGGTGCGCTTCAAGTGCCCGCAGGAGACCCTGTTTCTGCGCAACGGCGAGCCCTGGGGAGTGTTCGACGGCAACCATCCCTATGTGTGCCTGACCACCCAGGGGCAGGCGGGCACGGAGTATGCCCTGGCCTTCGAGGCCTACTCGGGCCACAACATGCCCGGAACCGGGCCCAACGACGCGGGCATCACCGTGCTCCCGGGGAGCCGTACCTTCGATGGTGTGGAGCTTGCCCTCGAACGGGAGGACGTTAGCGGGTTCGTGTTCGACCTGATGACGCTGCTGGGGCTGGTGGACTGCCTGGACGACAACAGCCTGCGCAAGGCCCAGGTCATCGCCGGGCTCGCAGAGGTCTACGCCGCGATATACCAGGCACCGACGGAGGTCGAGGAGGAGCAGTGGCGTCCGCCGCTGACCCAGGCACGCGAGATCATGGCGCCGCTGCTGGCCCAGACCAATGGCTCCACTGTGCCGCTGATGGGGATCCTCGGCCACTCCCACATGGACACTGCCTGGCTATGGCCTGTGGCGGAGACCTGGCGCAAGGTAGCGCGAACGTCCTCTTCCATCGCCAACCTGATGGAGCAGTACCCTGAGTTCCTGTTCATCCAGTCCAGCCCCTGCCACACCGAGTCCATGCGGAAGCTGTACCCGGCAGTGTTTGAGCAGATCCGGCGGCTGGTGGCTGAAGGACGCTATGAGCCCAACGGCGGCATGTGGGTCGAGGCGGATTGCAACCTGACCGGCGGCGAGGCCCTGGTGCGACAGTTCCTCTTCGGGCAGAGGTGGACGCGTCAGTGGCTCGACTACACCGCCGATACGCTCTGGCTGCCCGACGTCTTCGGCTACTCCGCAGCACTGCCCCAGATTCTGCGAGGGGTGGGGATCGAGTTCTTCTGCACGACCAAGATGGCCTGGAATGACACGACCCGCTTCCCCTTCGACACCTTCCAGTGGCAGGGCATTGACGGCACCCAGGTGCTGGCGCACCTGAACTCCATGCACTGCTGGCCCGACCCGAAGACGCTGACCGCTCACTGGAACTGGGTGCAGCACAAGGACGTGCAGGACCGGCGGCTGGTGGCCTTCGGGTTCGGGGATGGCGGTGGCGGACCGATGCACGAGATGTGTGAGATTGCCCGGCGGGTGGGCGACCTCGAAGGGTGCCCGCGGACGCGGTACACGACCGTGAGCGAGTTCATGCAAGGCGTGCGCGACGACCTGGGATCACGCCTGCCGACCTGGGTCGGTGAGCTGTACCTGGAGATGCATCGCGGGACGCTGACCTCGGTGGCGCCCATCAAGAAGGGCAACCGGCGCTGCGAGTTGGCCCTGCGAGACGCCGAGATGCTCTGCTCGCTGGCCGCCCTGGGGGGTGCGACCTATCCCAGTCAGGGCCTGCACGACCTGTGGCAGACGCTGCTGCTGAATCAGTTCCACGACATCCTGCCGGGCTCCAGCATCGCGCAGGTCAACGACCAGGCGATCGGCGAGTTCGCGCAGTGCCTGGAAGGGGCCGAGGCGATCTCTGACCAAGCGCTGACGAACCTGGTCGCCCCGGCGCAGGAAGACGGGCGGATGCTGCTCGTCGCCAACACCCTGAACTGGGAACGCGGCGGCTCACTGGAGGTGCCGGTGACAGCCCCGGGCCTTGCGCCCACGGATCCGGAGGTGGACTGGCAGTGGGTTCAGAGCATCACCCGGGAGGATCGGTTGGCGCTGGCGGGAGTGACCGTGCCGTCGCTCGGGTTCAGAGTGCTGCCCCTGGGAGAGACCGGCCCGGCAGCGAAGTCACCCTTCACCGTCACCGAGGACACCGTAACGACACCGTACTACACTGCGCGGTTCGACGCGGCCGGTGGTATGGTCTCGCTGGTGGATTGCAGCGGTCGTGAGTGGGTGGCGCCCGGTGGCGTTCTCAATGCCCTTCTGATCGGCGAGGACCTTCCGAGCTGCTATGACAACTGGGAGATCGAGCGCGACCAGAGGCTGAAGATGGAGCGTGAGACCCGGCTGGTGCGCCGTGAGGTAGTAGCTGACGGGCCAGTGCAACTGCGCCTGCGGCTGGAGTGGGAGCTTGGTGCGGGTTCGCGGGTTCGCCAGGACGTGGTCTTCCACAGCCACAGTCCGCTGGTCGAGTTCGACACCGAGGTCGACTGGCATGAGCAGCACCGTCTGCTCAAGGCCGCCTTCGACCTCAACGTGCAGACCGAGGCAGCGAGGCATGAGATCCAGTACGGGCACGTCGAGCGTTCCACTCACCAGAACCTGCCGCAGGACCGGGCGCGGTTCGAGGTCTGCTGCCACAAGTGGAGCGACCTGTCCGACAATGGCTCCGGCGTGGCGCTGCTCAATGACTGCAAATACGGCATTTCCGTTCAGGGCAACCGCCTCGGGCTGAGCCTGCTCAAGTCCGGCACTCACCCCGACCCTCGAGGCGACGCGGGCACTCACTCCTTCCGGTACGCGCTGCTGCCGCACCACGAGCCCTTCAGCGTGGCCGGTGTTGTGCGCCCGGCTTACGAGCTCAATGTGTCGCTGCGGGGTCGGCGAGTGGCTGCCGACACGGCGGCTCCGGCGATACAGATCGCTGTGGAGGGCGACAGCGTGATCCTGGAGAGCGCGAAGTGGGCCGAGGACGGTGAGGCACTGGTGCTGCGTCTGTACGAGGCGGGCAAGCGGGCTGCCTGCGCCCGCGTCACACTGCCGGAGTGCGTGACGCGGGTCTGGCAAGCGAGCATGCTCGAGGAGCCGCAGCAGGAGCTGAGCTGGGAGGACGGCCATGCGGTGAAGGTCGCCCTGGGCCCGCTGCAGATCGTGACCCTGCGCTGCGAACTGGCCGGGGGATAGGCGCTCAGTCAGGCGCCTTCTCGGAGCCGTAGACCTTCACGTAGTCCACGAGGACGGTGCCCGGTGCACCGTCCTCGCTGTCCCCTGGGTTCCCCGCGGTCGGCCCCGTCAAAGGCGGCTGATGACCTCGCGGGCTGTGCGCTCGAAGATGGCCTGCCACTCCGGGGCCAGGAAACACTCCGTTACCTCGTAGCCTCCCCGAGGGTAGTCCGCCGCCGGTGGCCCGTAGTGGATATAGCCGTTGGAACACGCTGCCAGGAAGGTGTGCTTGTAGGGCGACTGGCGCTTCACGTTCAGGCCCACCTGGACCAGCACCTCGGCCGGTGAAGTGACTAGCACGCACTCGCCGATGCGAAGGCCCTGCACCTCGGTCTGCACCGTGTCCTCGCCCGCCTCGCGGTTGATGGCTGCGTGTCGCTCGTAGGTGGCGATGCGGTCCTGAATCCGTGCGAGTTGCTCCATGACACCCAGGTTGCGCAGGTACTTGTCGACGTTGGCGCGGTTCTCGGCATCCAGCGCCCGCAGTTCCTCGTTGCCCGTCGCCTCGCCGTGCAGATAGCGGTAGCTGTAGTCGGCGGGAAAGTCCGGGTTGAGGACATGCTTGAGGTAGAGTGGCAGGAAGGTCCTGAAGTTCAGGCTTGTGAAGCGCAGGGAGGAAAGCAGCGCGGCCTGCTCTCGCTCCAGTTCCTGGATGCGCTTAGCACTGTCGGTCCTGCGGGGCAGCCGCACGGGCTGGTTGACGACGCTCAGGTCTGCGTCGGCGGTCTGAAGGCCACGTAACGCCGCCAGTGTGCTCAGGCCCAGGAGCGTTCCAACCGGCTCCGCATCCCGGGGGCGCGTGACCTCCTTGTAGAGCACTTCCGTGACGTCGCCGCCGGCGCCCTGCAGGAACAGGGCCATCGCATCGCCCCCGAGCTGCTCCTCGATCACCCGCGAGGCAAACCCCGGGAAGTTGGCCGTGAGGCCGCCGCCGGGAACGCCCAGCAGGGGATGGCAGGCGAAGTTGTAGACCACTGCCAGCGGGCGGCCGTCGAGGCGATCGATCCGCAGGATACCGATCTCAGGGTCGATAGGCCCCAGGCCCGCGACCTGCTCATCCGGCGGGCAGGGGTTTGCCTGGCGGATCGTCCAGCCCTTGCCGTCCTTGAGGCGGAGGGTGCGGTTGATCATGATGCGGTCTTCGTGTCCGACGCCCACTCCCACGGTGACCGCCACGAGAGCCGCCTGCGCCCGCCGAATCGCGTCGAAGGTGCGCTCAACC
This genomic window from Armatimonadia bacterium contains:
- a CDS encoding 4Fe-4S binding protein; this encodes MCQFCHQHGDGKKWYLNAANYADDLLSDLHRRKFITEFFAEGADEDPTPQLEKLSAAPAFVQRMLRPLIVRRMKRDHFGQVLPLEDVTEVFGFVGSIVRVPCICRHATLHREVGYCYGISMSPSGGGMIGLVQGLDRSFLGGPDVSRFDQLTAEEAVAAFAEHEKEGLCHTVWTFVAPFTGGLCNCDRRDCLAMRSVLGHDLKVMFRGEYVASVDPDLCTGCRSCMRLCQFGALGYSAADKKAFVEQRACYGCGICRSACTRNAISLTPRAEVPAVANLW
- a CDS encoding FAD-dependent oxidoreductase, which produces MDTYQEPSRTLPVREFDVVVAGGGTAGVAAALAAARQGVVVALIEVKGYPGGTVVEGGTALHSFFNLWKAFPGAEKRQVVKGIPQEIVDRLMDRGACSGHAEMSVGYDYDSVCTAIDTELYKLVVFEMLVEAGVQVFVNTLLVDAIVEGDRLTGVIVESRSGREAWVAQAFVDCTGYGDLAARAGARYDEPKDYAVANSIGIGGVEVEGYHRFLVENEALQERAEGRRSGQEGLIVRLNGRMAKLPAEFAEKARAIGMSTVTTTVHDGYFMFIKLNLTLPVSPTDRDAVAKAELELRRRQEQAVALFRQYVPGCEKAFIARTSPSLCIRRGRRIVCDYDLSLDDVLQGRHFEDDIMAYGFHDSAPRLQIRDGGTYGVPYRALLPVGLGNLLVAGMMITSDHEAHMSTRNTVCCMGQGQAAGTAAALCSKQACSARELPYPELREVLERDGVYFE
- a CDS encoding DUF6785 family protein, which gives rise to MRNNDRRSTSAPEKQHPSGQPLTIRAVLVGLLCVAFLTAATAYTDGFMAASELGGCHFPLGPVLGLLVVVLPLSWLTGVLRRRAQWSSGEKLYAMSMMAVTAGLPTFGLALYLFPVMTAPYYMASVENKWEEAFFGFIPKWMTPAADSTAVRWFYDGAPPGQAIPWGQWTVPLLAWSLLAAAMYLTMFCLGSIIRRQWIEKENLVFPLVELPLEMVLPQRHSISSVEFLRNRGVWIGFAIPFFIHNLQALRLYFPAIPVVNLQNIPLFASLTGIPWRQLSSRVYIHFSVIGFAYFLTAEVSLSLWLFWWFGRVQHVVADAIGRNPQLTRLDDNQYQGAFLAIVIYGVWVARGHLKDLWRQFWSGSSEGDTGRRPEAMSVRAELGGLVAGSVLIVLWLTVAGMSTAYAVATLLIFLVICWGMSRLVVESGILFAKATQMRPSLILEALVGAPAVPARSLTVLSFVEYVFMYDLKSFLMPQVMHAHKMADEAKMDRRHLYLAMAAAVLVSVLVAYWASLQVAYTKGALAMHPWFFLSGPRANSERLRSLIMSPEPWDLSRTVAMLAGGAFTYLLIKMRQQFIWFPVHPIGYVVGNGFEASRMWFPFLIGWLAKSLVGRYGSVQLYRSLRAPFLGLVLGEYSAAGLWLLIDALVGRVGHRIFP
- a CDS encoding glycoside hydrolase family 38 C-terminal domain-containing protein; the protein is MLTDAKILHKLRQVVKAYTALRFEPVLAPECEYAETAQRLGTDPQGLDWHPAPAGTSWGDDGITGWFRCRVSLPAVCANRKVWVRFKCPQETLFLRNGEPWGVFDGNHPYVCLTTQGQAGTEYALAFEAYSGHNMPGTGPNDAGITVLPGSRTFDGVELALEREDVSGFVFDLMTLLGLVDCLDDNSLRKAQVIAGLAEVYAAIYQAPTEVEEEQWRPPLTQAREIMAPLLAQTNGSTVPLMGILGHSHMDTAWLWPVAETWRKVARTSSSIANLMEQYPEFLFIQSSPCHTESMRKLYPAVFEQIRRLVAEGRYEPNGGMWVEADCNLTGGEALVRQFLFGQRWTRQWLDYTADTLWLPDVFGYSAALPQILRGVGIEFFCTTKMAWNDTTRFPFDTFQWQGIDGTQVLAHLNSMHCWPDPKTLTAHWNWVQHKDVQDRRLVAFGFGDGGGGPMHEMCEIARRVGDLEGCPRTRYTTVSEFMQGVRDDLGSRLPTWVGELYLEMHRGTLTSVAPIKKGNRRCELALRDAEMLCSLAALGGATYPSQGLHDLWQTLLLNQFHDILPGSSIAQVNDQAIGEFAQCLEGAEAISDQALTNLVAPAQEDGRMLLVANTLNWERGGSLEVPVTAPGLAPTDPEVDWQWVQSITREDRLALAGVTVPSLGFRVLPLGETGPAAKSPFTVTEDTVTTPYYTARFDAAGGMVSLVDCSGREWVAPGGVLNALLIGEDLPSCYDNWEIERDQRLKMERETRLVRREVVADGPVQLRLRLEWELGAGSRVRQDVVFHSHSPLVEFDTEVDWHEQHRLLKAAFDLNVQTEAARHEIQYGHVERSTHQNLPQDRARFEVCCHKWSDLSDNGSGVALLNDCKYGISVQGNRLGLSLLKSGTHPDPRGDAGTHSFRYALLPHHEPFSVAGVVRPAYELNVSLRGRRVAADTAAPAIQIAVEGDSVILESAKWAEDGEALVLRLYEAGKRAACARVTLPECVTRVWQASMLEEPQQELSWEDGHAVKVALGPLQIVTLRCELAGG